A genomic region of Runella rosea contains the following coding sequences:
- a CDS encoding arsenosugar biosynthesis-associated peroxidase-like protein, whose amino-acid sequence MSTYYNSEDLKKFGSIGAFGAKNLADDFFKYYGDVFAEGALSSREKSLIALAVAHVLKCPYCIDAYTTDTLEKGCSEDEMMEAVHVGAVMAAGITLVHSTQMINKAKELTM is encoded by the coding sequence ATGTCGACGTATTACAATTCCGAAGACCTCAAGAAATTTGGTAGCATTGGGGCCTTTGGCGCAAAAAACTTAGCCGACGATTTTTTTAAATACTACGGCGACGTATTTGCCGAAGGTGCGCTCTCGTCACGTGAGAAATCTCTTATTGCGCTGGCGGTGGCTCACGTGCTCAAATGCCCGTATTGCATTGATGCCTACACAACCGATACACTCGAAAAAGGCTGCTCAGAGGATGAAATGATGGAGGCGGTACACGTTGGGGCAGTGATGGCAGCGGGAATTACCCTGGTACACAGTACCCAAATGATCAATAAAGCAAAAGAATTAACAATGTAA
- a CDS encoding sodium:solute symporter: protein MDAITWQWVIMIGSSLLLFVVSPLTSKTNDFFKGSKDNVPPNSLWLTSSLVISWLFAKSITNAADLGYAFGFVGGVAYAGYYLSFMVAGVLIYQMRIKGKFRSIHHFLETRYGEVAVGLFSLLIGFRLINEIWSNTIIIGTYFGEQGSVPYFSSIAVFTILTLAYTLKGGMRSSIFTDMIHLVLFMVLLVFILAVLIPQTPGGITALVSKGEWKMSQGVNLLCVAVLQSLSYPFHDPIMTDRGFIAPPRTTLVSFVMATVIGMSCIILFSFVGIFGSMKGLPAPATVEVAKLFGLPMMLMMNSIMVTSAASTIDSTFSSSTKLIHLDLLKEKGISVRKGRITMVLCALFGTLPVFLNPEILSATTISGTMVLGLAPIFLFWWIKAPKWSFYGSVLFGIACGLTTIFVKDVHWIQFSDGKYADLLSINVVGTIGCFTLFFIPILFKRK, encoded by the coding sequence ATGGATGCAATTACGTGGCAATGGGTGATCATGATCGGGTCGAGTCTCCTGTTGTTTGTGGTCTCACCGCTGACGAGTAAAACCAACGATTTTTTTAAGGGAAGCAAAGACAACGTACCGCCCAATTCCCTGTGGCTGACGAGCAGTTTGGTCATTTCGTGGCTCTTTGCCAAATCCATTACCAACGCCGCCGATTTGGGTTATGCCTTCGGATTCGTGGGCGGCGTGGCCTACGCGGGCTATTACCTTTCGTTTATGGTAGCTGGCGTGCTGATTTACCAAATGCGGATCAAAGGAAAGTTTCGCAGTATCCACCATTTTCTGGAAACACGCTACGGGGAAGTGGCAGTGGGGCTGTTTTCGTTGCTGATCGGTTTTCGACTCATCAACGAGATTTGGTCCAATACCATCATTATCGGGACGTATTTCGGCGAGCAGGGGAGCGTGCCCTATTTTTCTTCCATCGCGGTGTTTACCATTTTGACGCTGGCCTACACGCTCAAAGGCGGGATGCGGAGTTCGATCTTTACCGATATGATTCACTTGGTGCTGTTTATGGTGCTTTTGGTGTTCATTTTGGCCGTGCTGATTCCGCAAACGCCCGGCGGCATTACGGCGCTGGTGAGCAAAGGCGAATGGAAAATGAGTCAGGGTGTCAATTTATTGTGCGTGGCGGTTTTGCAGTCCCTGAGTTATCCTTTCCACGACCCCATCATGACCGACCGGGGTTTTATTGCGCCGCCGCGCACTACGTTGGTGTCTTTTGTAATGGCGACGGTAATCGGGATGTCGTGCATCATCCTGTTCAGTTTTGTCGGGATTTTTGGCTCCATGAAGGGCTTGCCCGCGCCCGCGACGGTGGAAGTGGCCAAACTGTTCGGCTTGCCCATGATGCTGATGATGAATTCCATCATGGTGACCTCGGCGGCCTCTACGATTGATTCCACTTTTTCTTCTTCTACCAAACTCATTCATTTGGATTTGCTCAAAGAAAAAGGAATCAGTGTGCGTAAAGGACGCATTACCATGGTGCTGTGTGCTTTGTTTGGAACATTGCCCGTATTTCTGAATCCTGAAATTCTTTCGGCCACGACCATCAGCGGTACGATGGTGCTGGGACTGGCCCCGATTTTTCTGTTTTGGTGGATAAAAGCCCCGAAATGGTCTTTCTACGGCTCGGTCCTGTTTGGCATCGCGTGCGGACTGACCACCATTTTTGTGAAGGATGTTCACTGGATTCAATTCTCCGACGGCAAATACGCCGACCTGCTCAGCATCAACGTCGTGGGAACAATAGGGTGCTTTACGCTGTTTTTTATACCTATTCTGTTTAAAAGAAAGTGA
- the arsS gene encoding arsenosugar biosynthesis radical SAM (seleno)protein ArsS (Some members of this family are selenoproteins.), with product MNPVKSLKARKHELGESAFQLEVLNDRLTLGKHLPLFREKLAPIDLFPLKPTEIDIFQVNVGKMCNQVCKHCHVDAGPDRKEIMTQETMQLCLDVLKKHKFRTIDLTGGAPEMNPHFRWFIEQIRAIDNDINIIVRCNLTIILANKKYHDLPEFFKQHRIEVASSLPFYTATRTDSQRGDGVFEDSIKALQMLNAVGYGQEGSGLILNLVYNPAGAFLPSGQAGMEKEFKRALKAKYGIEFNHLFCITNIPISRFLDYLLVSGNYSEYMEKLVNSFNPTAAANVMCRTTLSIGWDGYLYDCDFNQMLDLKVAGKAKHLRDFDMEALTQRSIIINQHCYGCTAGAGSSCGGEVAK from the coding sequence ATGAATCCTGTTAAATCACTGAAAGCCCGAAAGCATGAATTGGGCGAATCTGCTTTTCAATTGGAGGTGTTAAACGACCGCCTTACTTTGGGGAAACACCTTCCGCTTTTTCGTGAGAAGCTGGCCCCAATTGATCTTTTTCCGCTGAAACCTACCGAAATTGACATCTTTCAGGTCAACGTAGGTAAAATGTGCAATCAGGTGTGCAAGCACTGCCACGTAGATGCCGGGCCGGACCGCAAAGAGATCATGACGCAGGAAACCATGCAGTTGTGTCTGGATGTCCTGAAAAAACATAAGTTCAGAACCATCGACCTTACGGGCGGAGCACCTGAGATGAATCCGCATTTTCGGTGGTTCATTGAGCAGATCAGGGCCATCGACAACGACATCAACATCATCGTTCGGTGTAATCTGACCATTATTTTGGCCAATAAGAAGTACCACGACTTGCCAGAGTTTTTTAAGCAACACCGTATTGAAGTGGCTTCTTCGCTGCCGTTTTATACCGCCACCCGCACCGATTCACAGCGCGGTGACGGCGTCTTTGAAGATTCCATTAAAGCCCTCCAAATGCTTAACGCCGTTGGCTACGGACAGGAAGGCAGCGGGCTTATCCTTAATTTGGTCTACAACCCAGCAGGTGCTTTTCTACCGAGCGGACAGGCAGGTATGGAAAAAGAATTCAAGCGGGCGTTGAAAGCAAAATACGGCATTGAATTCAATCATTTGTTTTGCATCACCAACATTCCTATCAGTCGGTTTTTGGATTATCTGTTGGTGAGCGGCAATTACAGCGAATACATGGAAAAACTCGTCAACTCCTTCAATCCGACGGCGGCGGCCAACGTAATGTGCCGCACGACGCTGTCGATCGGTTGGGATGGATACTTATACGATTGCGATTTTAATCAAATGCTGGACCTGAAAGTGGCAGGTAAAGCCAAGCACCTGCGAGATTTTGACATGGAAGCCTTGACCCAACGCTCCATCATCATCAACCAGCATTGTTATGGATGTACGGCGGGAGCCGGCAGTTCGTGTGGCGGAGAAGTAGCCAAATAA
- the rnr gene encoding ribonuclease R, whose product MNKRKKTSEVKNKKTRSQKKIVTFLDEFKSEIAAFFEINNEQPFELQQLHDHFDADDHKMQLILNGLLDELIEEGRIKRTPEGLYIANISANVLIGKVEHVNKNYAFIVMDSPLPEGSKLSENADVWVDSDDLRGAIDGDTVRITLFSDYRSGRRREGRVEEVIARGKTEFVGEIELWPKYGIVALDNRRMYEDVYIPENKLKGAQDGDKVLIRLTQYATRSRRMEGEVVEVLGKAGSHETEMHAILAEFGLPIRFTEELEAEANAIPDTISAEEIGRRRDMRDITTFTIDPADAKDFDDALSVRFLDNGNYEIGIHIADVTHYVRPGTALEQEAYARATSVYLVDRTVPMLPEKLSNNLCSLRPNEDKLTFSVVVEMTPDAKIKHEWFGRTVIHSDKRFSYEEAQEILEMQAAADKAATEEGFVDLSAPLPYAKELTLLNTLAHKLRAERFAKGAVNFETVEVKFRLDEAGKPLGIYTKVRKDAHKLIEEFMLLANRRVPEFIYQKSKDKGHPNTMVYRVHEEPDMEKLRIFAAFAGRLGYKMKFENEKLAAQSLNQLMEDLEGKPEQNALEQLAIRTMAKARYGTEDAGHFGLAFKRYSHFTSPIRRYPDMMAHRLLQHYLDGKPSPDRAELEPGCKHSSAREQLAANAERASIKYKQVEFMASMEPDRVWNGIITGVTEFGIFVEITDTASEGLVRMNDLNDDYYELDKENYRLVGQRTKKFYTFGDAVKVKVKETNISRRSMDLVLADANPTRSTSSFKNTTERSRQRSAGSSPKDKGARRKRR is encoded by the coding sequence ATGAATAAAAGAAAAAAAACAAGCGAGGTAAAAAACAAAAAAACTCGCTCCCAAAAAAAGATTGTTACTTTTTTGGATGAATTCAAATCAGAGATTGCCGCTTTTTTTGAAATCAACAACGAACAGCCATTTGAACTGCAACAGCTTCACGACCATTTTGACGCCGATGACCATAAAATGCAGTTGATTCTGAATGGGTTACTCGATGAACTTATTGAAGAAGGACGCATCAAACGTACGCCAGAAGGTTTGTATATTGCCAACATAAGTGCCAATGTGCTGATTGGAAAAGTAGAACATGTCAACAAAAACTACGCGTTTATTGTCATGGATTCGCCGTTGCCCGAAGGCTCCAAACTTTCGGAAAATGCCGACGTGTGGGTTGACTCCGATGATTTGCGCGGAGCCATTGATGGCGATACAGTGCGCATTACGCTGTTTAGTGATTACCGCAGCGGTCGCCGCCGTGAAGGGCGCGTAGAGGAGGTCATTGCACGTGGAAAAACCGAATTTGTGGGTGAAATCGAACTGTGGCCGAAGTACGGCATTGTGGCTTTGGACAATCGCCGGATGTATGAAGATGTGTACATCCCTGAAAATAAACTCAAAGGTGCGCAGGATGGTGATAAAGTACTCATTCGCCTGACCCAATACGCGACACGCTCGCGCCGCATGGAAGGCGAGGTAGTGGAAGTGCTCGGAAAAGCTGGCTCGCACGAAACCGAAATGCACGCCATTTTGGCGGAATTTGGCTTGCCGATTCGCTTCACCGAAGAGCTCGAAGCTGAAGCCAACGCCATTCCCGATACCATTTCTGCCGAAGAAATAGGACGTCGCCGCGACATGCGCGATATAACGACCTTCACCATTGACCCTGCCGACGCCAAAGACTTTGACGATGCGCTTTCGGTGCGTTTTTTAGACAACGGAAACTACGAAATCGGCATCCACATTGCCGACGTGACGCATTATGTGCGCCCTGGAACGGCCTTGGAACAGGAGGCCTACGCCCGCGCCACGTCGGTCTATCTCGTGGATAGAACCGTGCCGATGTTACCCGAAAAACTTTCCAATAATCTTTGCTCCCTGCGGCCCAACGAAGATAAACTCACGTTTTCGGTGGTGGTCGAAATGACGCCCGACGCTAAAATCAAACACGAGTGGTTTGGGCGTACGGTGATTCACTCCGACAAACGATTCTCGTACGAAGAAGCGCAGGAAATCTTAGAAATGCAGGCCGCCGCCGATAAAGCCGCCACAGAAGAGGGATTCGTTGACCTTTCTGCGCCGTTGCCGTATGCCAAGGAATTGACGCTATTGAATACACTGGCGCATAAACTCCGGGCGGAGCGATTTGCCAAAGGAGCGGTTAATTTTGAAACTGTCGAAGTGAAATTTCGATTGGATGAAGCAGGAAAACCGCTTGGAATTTATACCAAAGTGCGCAAAGATGCGCACAAACTCATCGAAGAGTTTATGCTTTTGGCCAATCGACGGGTACCGGAATTCATTTATCAAAAATCAAAAGACAAAGGCCATCCAAACACCATGGTGTATCGGGTTCACGAAGAGCCTGATATGGAAAAACTGCGCATATTTGCCGCTTTCGCGGGGCGTTTGGGGTATAAAATGAAATTTGAGAATGAGAAACTTGCCGCCCAGTCGCTGAACCAGTTGATGGAAGACCTCGAAGGTAAGCCCGAACAAAACGCGCTCGAACAGTTAGCGATTCGGACCATGGCCAAGGCCCGTTATGGCACCGAAGACGCAGGCCACTTTGGGCTGGCGTTTAAACGATATTCGCACTTTACGTCGCCCATCCGACGCTATCCCGATATGATGGCGCACCGTTTATTGCAACATTATCTGGATGGAAAGCCCTCACCCGACCGCGCCGAACTTGAGCCTGGCTGCAAGCATTCCTCGGCGCGGGAGCAATTGGCTGCCAACGCAGAGCGCGCCAGTATCAAATACAAACAAGTGGAGTTTATGGCTTCGATGGAGCCAGACCGTGTTTGGAATGGTATCATTACGGGCGTGACGGAATTCGGCATTTTTGTGGAAATCACCGACACCGCGTCTGAAGGATTAGTGAGGATGAATGACCTTAACGACGATTATTACGAACTCGATAAAGAAAACTATCGCTTGGTAGGGCAGCGCACCAAAAAATTCTACACCTTTGGTGATGCCGTAAAAGTAAAGGTTAAAGAAACCAATATTTCGCGCAGAAGCATGGATTTAGTGTTGGCCGATGCCAATCCAACGCGCAGTACTTCGTCGTTTAAAAATACCACTGAACGGAGTCGTCAACGCAGCGCTGGGTCATCGCCCAAAGATAAAGGCGCCCGCCGAAAACGCAGATAA
- a CDS encoding SusD/RagB family nutrient-binding outer membrane lipoprotein produces MKKYISCFLVVTLVGLGSCTNDFEKINVNPVAPVDVQPELLFRKVLFDYADQMSYEGFVAGNLLGQLFTAIDFNLFDRHSLTEAQYGGNPWSFLYENLRDNEILLAKSRSNPAYAVYEGPALIYKAYLTGVLTDLYGDVPYSQSLKGKEGNVAPVYDAQRDIYLGKDGIIDNLTKAVSIITAYKGAQALQGDIIFGGNLSAWRKLANSLKFKYLMRVSAQENVAAELAKIYTAGDYIKLPSENAVYQFTASQPNNFRMATARVGDFNLFIMSETVEEILTKLNDPRRQIFFRPTANNANVYKGLLNGPDASKLSISVGNYSFAGRIFREEAGKLKANFLTSFEVNFLMAEAAEKGFINADAKQLYETGVTQAFDYWGATLPDTYLKTAPAAYELNGANPVEQIITQKWLANIINGYEGWIEYRRTGFPKLKSISASLNQNLIPVRMPYPTTEDALNNANFRAAASKTNNNSVNSPVWWDK; encoded by the coding sequence ATGAAAAAATATATTTCCTGTTTTTTGGTCGTCACGTTGGTGGGCTTAGGAAGCTGTACCAATGATTTTGAAAAGATCAACGTCAATCCCGTGGCACCGGTAGACGTGCAGCCGGAGTTGTTGTTCCGTAAAGTGCTGTTTGATTACGCCGACCAAATGTCGTACGAAGGCTTCGTAGCGGGCAATCTGCTGGGACAATTATTCACCGCCATTGACTTCAATCTATTTGACCGTCACAGCCTTACCGAAGCGCAATACGGCGGAAATCCCTGGTCTTTTCTGTACGAAAATCTTCGCGACAATGAAATTTTGCTCGCCAAGTCCCGCTCCAATCCGGCGTATGCCGTGTACGAAGGGCCGGCCCTGATCTACAAAGCGTACCTGACGGGCGTACTGACGGATTTGTACGGCGATGTGCCTTACAGTCAGTCGTTGAAAGGAAAAGAAGGAAATGTAGCGCCGGTGTACGATGCGCAGCGGGATATTTATTTGGGCAAAGACGGCATTATTGACAACCTCACGAAAGCCGTGAGTATCATTACGGCTTATAAAGGCGCGCAGGCATTGCAGGGCGATATTATTTTCGGGGGCAATCTGTCGGCGTGGCGTAAGTTGGCCAATTCACTAAAATTCAAATACTTGATGCGGGTGTCGGCGCAGGAAAATGTAGCCGCTGAGCTGGCAAAGATCTACACCGCCGGAGACTATATCAAGTTGCCTTCCGAAAACGCGGTGTACCAATTTACGGCTTCGCAGCCCAATAACTTCCGCATGGCCACCGCGCGCGTTGGCGACTTTAACCTTTTCATCATGTCGGAAACAGTCGAAGAGATATTGACCAAACTAAATGATCCGCGCAGGCAGATTTTCTTTCGGCCCACGGCCAATAATGCCAACGTCTACAAAGGCTTACTCAACGGGCCGGATGCGTCCAAACTTTCCATATCGGTCGGAAATTATTCCTTTGCTGGACGGATCTTTCGCGAAGAGGCTGGAAAATTGAAAGCCAATTTTCTGACGAGTTTTGAAGTTAATTTCCTGATGGCCGAAGCCGCCGAAAAAGGCTTCATCAACGCCGATGCCAAACAACTCTACGAAACGGGCGTAACGCAGGCGTTTGATTATTGGGGAGCCACCTTGCCCGATACTTACCTCAAAACCGCCCCGGCGGCCTATGAACTGAACGGGGCCAATCCCGTAGAGCAGATCATTACGCAAAAATGGCTGGCCAATATCATCAACGGCTACGAAGGCTGGATCGAGTACCGACGGACGGGTTTCCCGAAACTGAAAAGCATCTCGGCCAGTTTAAATCAAAACCTGATACCGGTCAGAATGCCCTACCCAACGACCGAAGATGCGCTGAATAATGCTAATTTTAGAGCGGCTGCGTCCAAAACCAATAACAACAGTGTAAATTCGCCCGTTTGGTGGGATAAATAA
- a CDS encoding metallophosphoesterase family protein — protein sequence MTPETQHIGTLRGKVLIFGGVYSNYQALEELYQLAMKENISAQNIICTGDIAGYCASPVECLDFLEDWGIRAIQGNVEQNLLNGTDDCGCNFSEGSRCDFFAKQWFPYTAVRMTRRNLNYLAKLPLFLDFDYAQKRVKVLHGSMQNISEFVFKSTPWAIKAANFEAANADIILAGHCGLPFADAREDKLWLNAGVIGMPANDGTPRVWYVMLDDANDIFSYEFRSFEYDAGEANQLMMENGLPYSYSETLLTGLWDNCDILPDEETALQGVAIEL from the coding sequence GTGACGCCTGAAACGCAACATATCGGTACCCTGCGCGGAAAAGTCCTGATCTTTGGGGGTGTTTACTCCAATTATCAGGCGTTGGAAGAGTTGTATCAGTTGGCAATGAAGGAAAATATTTCCGCGCAAAACATCATCTGCACTGGCGATATTGCTGGCTACTGCGCCTCGCCTGTCGAATGTCTGGATTTTCTGGAAGACTGGGGCATTCGGGCGATTCAGGGCAACGTAGAACAAAATCTGCTCAATGGCACCGACGACTGCGGCTGCAATTTTTCCGAAGGCAGCCGTTGTGATTTTTTTGCCAAACAGTGGTTTCCCTACACCGCCGTTCGGATGACCCGCCGCAATTTAAACTACCTTGCCAAACTGCCGCTTTTCCTTGATTTTGACTACGCCCAAAAACGCGTAAAGGTGTTACACGGCTCCATGCAGAATATCTCGGAATTTGTGTTTAAATCCACGCCGTGGGCCATCAAAGCGGCCAATTTTGAAGCGGCAAACGCAGACATCATCTTGGCGGGTCACTGTGGGTTGCCGTTTGCAGATGCCCGGGAAGATAAATTGTGGCTCAACGCCGGCGTGATCGGAATGCCCGCCAACGACGGCACACCCCGCGTGTGGTACGTCATGTTGGACGATGCCAACGACATCTTTTCGTACGAATTCAGAAGTTTTGAGTACGATGCCGGCGAGGCCAACCAACTCATGATGGAAAACGGCCTGCCCTATTCTTATTCCGAAACCCTCCTAACTGGCCTCTGGGACAACTGCGACATCCTCCCAGACGAAGAAACAGCGTTGCAGGGCGTGGCTATTGAGTTGTAG
- a CDS encoding SusC/RagA family TonB-linked outer membrane protein: MKLLYLRKPIQIFSLLVLLFCVGSYTVMAQNLKKLTGTVLDAETAQPLVGASVNVGPNEGVITDINGVFTLLISESNQKVKISFVGFQTTEVSVVNKTNVTVYLKAGKLLDEVIITALGVERESKNLGFAVQQVDAREISKVKSTNFLDNLAGRVAGVNITAGTTGVGSSTKITIRGESSFTNANPLFVVDGIPINNNTIVNNVNDDAAGFQEVDFGNGAMDINPDDIDKVTVLKGPAAAALYGTRASNGVIIIKTKTGGAQKGIGVSFNSTNYAETAFKLPVFQNGYGVGNSGKFAFKDGLGGGVNDNITYSYGPKLDAGLLIPQFDSPVTLPDGRVVRGGDLAIHGGQPITPTPFVSHPNNVKDFYQTGYTRINNLAFTAGNDKNNARLSLTDLASQSIIPGVDLKRKTVSAAFTFSPTSSLKILSTLNYVNTSSNNRPATKYGSENTNYAMVGWLGRSTDINSLKDYWQPGLENVQQYSYNYTFFDNPYFTLLENRNAFNRDRLFGNVSLKYDFTKELSLTVRTGMDYQNEDRTFRRAFSSNRFKTGAYAEQSVFYREINSDFLANYSKTLSDFSVDVSLGGNQMNRKANLEQIQTLSLAQPGVYSLANASSPLEYFQNADNKRINSLYGIAKFGFKNMLFVDITGRNDWSSALATATSVANTSFFYPSVSAGFVVSNAIKLPELISFLKVRASYAQVGNDTNPFQTNGTFTSRTPVGGLPSFSDQNFIPNANLKPESITSVEFGTDVRFFNDRLKLDITYFNSLNKNQIISLPIAVSSGYVQQNVNGGAIRSKGLEVIVDVSPVQQRRFKWNTLINFTAYRNRVESLPDQAKTITLAYNRVYDIVNQTVWYQVQEGGRMGDMWGTGYLKNANGDFIINKTGGYIADNTLKKLGNYNPDFMVGFNNNFTYKNINAAFLVDWRQGGILVSRTLALAAVGGQLIETADRPEAGIVAKGVVNTGTAESPVYQPNTVAVSAETYYRQYYDRNHEENNTYNASYVKLREVQIGYQLPASVLGKYLQSISVSLVARNVLALSDMRHFDPEQTAFQGQKFLSGVEDMSYPTSRSLGVKLSLTF; this comes from the coding sequence ATGAAGCTATTGTACTTACGAAAACCCATTCAAATTTTTAGCCTGTTAGTGCTGCTGTTTTGCGTAGGTTCATACACTGTTATGGCTCAAAATCTCAAAAAATTGACAGGGACGGTTTTAGATGCCGAAACTGCTCAACCATTGGTCGGTGCATCCGTCAATGTGGGGCCAAATGAGGGGGTAATAACCGATATTAATGGTGTTTTTACGTTGCTTATTTCGGAAAGCAACCAGAAAGTGAAAATTTCCTTTGTGGGTTTTCAGACCACAGAAGTGAGCGTCGTCAACAAAACCAACGTGACGGTTTATCTGAAAGCAGGTAAATTATTAGACGAGGTCATCATCACTGCCTTGGGCGTGGAGCGTGAATCGAAGAACTTGGGTTTTGCGGTGCAACAAGTGGATGCCCGGGAAATCAGCAAGGTCAAATCCACCAATTTTCTGGATAACTTGGCCGGACGGGTGGCGGGGGTCAACATTACTGCCGGAACCACAGGCGTGGGCTCTTCGACCAAGATCACCATTCGGGGCGAGTCTTCGTTTACCAATGCCAACCCTTTGTTTGTGGTGGACGGGATTCCCATTAACAATAACACCATCGTAAATAACGTCAATGACGATGCTGCCGGCTTTCAGGAAGTGGATTTTGGAAACGGTGCGATGGACATCAACCCCGATGATATTGATAAAGTAACGGTGCTCAAAGGCCCGGCCGCCGCCGCTCTGTACGGAACGCGGGCGTCCAACGGGGTCATTATCATCAAAACCAAAACGGGAGGAGCTCAGAAAGGTATCGGCGTGTCGTTCAACTCGACCAACTATGCCGAAACGGCCTTCAAACTGCCTGTTTTTCAAAATGGGTATGGCGTGGGCAACAGTGGCAAATTTGCGTTCAAAGACGGACTCGGCGGTGGTGTCAATGATAATATTACGTACAGTTACGGCCCGAAACTCGACGCCGGACTTTTGATTCCGCAGTTTGACAGCCCCGTTACCTTGCCCGATGGACGTGTGGTGCGCGGGGGTGATTTGGCGATTCACGGCGGGCAACCCATTACGCCGACGCCGTTTGTTTCTCACCCCAACAACGTCAAAGATTTTTATCAAACAGGCTATACACGCATCAATAATCTGGCCTTTACGGCAGGAAATGATAAAAACAATGCGCGCCTCTCATTAACTGATTTAGCCAGCCAATCCATCATTCCGGGCGTAGATCTGAAGCGCAAAACCGTTTCGGCGGCTTTTACCTTCAGCCCGACTTCGTCGCTGAAAATTCTGTCGACCCTCAATTACGTGAATACCAGCAGCAACAACCGTCCTGCGACCAAATACGGCTCCGAAAACACCAACTACGCTATGGTTGGGTGGTTGGGAAGGTCTACGGATATAAATTCATTGAAAGATTACTGGCAGCCGGGATTGGAAAATGTGCAACAATATTCGTACAACTACACGTTTTTTGACAACCCTTATTTTACGTTACTCGAAAACCGCAACGCGTTCAACCGCGATCGGTTGTTTGGTAATGTGTCGTTGAAATACGACTTCACCAAAGAACTGTCGCTGACGGTACGGACGGGTATGGATTACCAAAACGAAGACCGGACGTTCAGAAGAGCGTTCAGTTCCAATCGTTTCAAAACGGGAGCGTATGCCGAGCAAAGCGTTTTTTATCGGGAAATAAACTCCGATTTTCTGGCGAATTATTCCAAAACACTCAGCGACTTTTCAGTAGATGTATCCTTGGGAGGCAATCAAATGAACCGTAAAGCCAACTTGGAGCAGATACAGACCCTGTCGCTGGCGCAACCGGGCGTGTATTCATTGGCGAATGCCTCATCGCCGTTGGAATACTTTCAAAACGCCGATAACAAACGCATTAATAGCCTGTACGGGATTGCCAAATTTGGCTTTAAGAATATGCTGTTTGTGGATATTACGGGCCGTAATGATTGGTCGAGTGCGTTGGCTACGGCCACGTCGGTAGCCAATACGTCGTTTTTCTATCCGTCGGTTTCGGCGGGGTTTGTGGTTTCCAACGCCATCAAATTGCCCGAACTCATTTCTTTCCTGAAAGTCCGGGCGAGTTACGCGCAGGTGGGCAATGATACCAATCCGTTCCAAACCAACGGTACGTTTACCTCACGTACGCCCGTGGGTGGGTTGCCGAGTTTCAGTGACCAAAATTTTATTCCCAATGCCAATCTCAAGCCTGAGAGCATCACCTCCGTGGAATTTGGAACTGATGTACGGTTTTTCAATGACCGCCTGAAATTGGATATAACTTATTTTAACTCGCTGAATAAGAATCAGATCATCTCATTGCCGATTGCGGTGTCGTCGGGCTATGTGCAGCAAAATGTCAACGGCGGCGCTATTCGGAGTAAAGGCTTGGAAGTAATCGTAGATGTTAGTCCCGTGCAACAGCGTCGTTTTAAATGGAATACGTTGATCAATTTTACGGCTTACCGCAACCGCGTGGAGTCGTTGCCCGACCAAGCCAAAACCATTACGTTGGCCTACAATCGCGTGTATGACATTGTCAATCAAACGGTTTGGTATCAGGTGCAGGAAGGCGGCCGAATGGGCGATATGTGGGGAACAGGCTATCTTAAAAATGCCAACGGTGACTTTATTATCAACAAAACAGGTGGGTACATTGCGGATAATACCCTGAAAAAGTTGGGTAACTACAATCCCGATTTTATGGTGGGTTTCAATAACAACTTTACCTACAAAAACATCAACGCCGCGTTTCTGGTCGATTGGCGTCAGGGCGGGATTTTGGTGTCGCGCACGCTGGCGCTGGCGGCCGTGGGCGGACAGTTGATCGAAACTGCCGACCGTCCCGAGGCGGGCATTGTGGCCAAAGGTGTGGTGAATACCGGAACCGCCGAAAGCCCCGTCTATCAGCCCAATACCGTGGCGGTGTCGGCCGAGACGTATTATCGTCAGTACTATGACCGCAACCACGAAGAAAATAATACCTACAATGCGTCGTACGTCAAACTCCGGGAAGTACAGATAGGCTACCAACTGCCCGCATCTGTGTTGGGGAAATACCTTCAATCCATCAGTGTTTCATTGGTAGCGCGGAATGTGCTTGCCCTCAGCGACATGCGTCATTTTGACCCCGAGCAAACGGCCTTTCAGGGACAAAAATTTTTGTCGGGCGTGGAAGATATGAGTTATCCAACCTCGCGCAGTTTGGGCGTTAAATTGAGTTTGACTTTCTAA